A stretch of the Lolium perenne isolate Kyuss_39 chromosome 3, Kyuss_2.0, whole genome shotgun sequence genome encodes the following:
- the LOC127338459 gene encoding uncharacterized protein, translating into MRIKTGMDVEAWIKDAATNKSAWRAGKVIQGNGHTYTIKWFDGGPDTAGIKRKFVRPSPKPDVQLPKDLAAGDIVELFDSNMWKWVEVVRVGDRQLDVKFVDSTNVFTADRSLLRPRLLYGEEGWALTHKDDQIPIESAVPSRPIAGKSIKRKATGPGIVNGAFKRSNCTVDSNIVRDVKRFQGDANKLFPKREAPAGRYNNNIEVMDVHPSHCIKKREETGYNADIFLARRTDCDKDNGVRKSDTSSSTSDSSSSCSSGSNNRGDDCADYATVEHCQEGQEPDIMLLPRCNEEEQGSDNRRLQHYQANEVQGVMKQEEQNDRVHARELEAYLSVMKAFHATGSLTWAKTGLLSDLRLQLHVSSDEHLQIIWSLNGKKKPADGPRNGSSVCQ; encoded by the exons ATGAGGATCAAGACAGGGATGGATGTGGAGGCGTGGATCAAGGACGCCGCGACCAACAAGAGCGCATGGCGCGCCGGCAAGGTGATTCAGGGCAACGGCCACACGTACACCATTAAGTGGTTCGATGGAGGCCCCGACACCGCGGGCATCAAGAGGAAGTTCGTCCGGCCGAGCCCCAAACCCGATGTCCAGCTGCCCAAGGACCTTGCTGCCGGCGACATTGTGGAACTCTTCGACAGCAATATGTGGAAGTGGGTCGAGGTCGTGCGCGTCGGCGACCGCCAGTTGGACGTCAAGTTCGTCGACTCCACCAATGTCTTTACGGCGGACAGGAGCCTTCTCCGGCCCCGACTGCTGTATGGGGAGGAAGGCTGGGCCTTGACCCACAAG GATGACCAAATCCCCATCGAAAGCGCCGTGCCGTCGCGCCCCATCGCCGGTAAAAGCATCAAGCGCAAAGCCACTGGCCCTGGGATTGTCAACGGTGCCTTCAAGAGGAGCAACTGCACGGTGGACTCCAACATCGTCAGGGATGTCAAGAGATTTCAGGGGGACGCCAACAAGCTCTTTCCCAAGCGAGAAGCACCGGCAGGTAGATACAATAACAACATTGAAGTGATGGATGTACACCCAAGCCATTGCATCAAGAAGCGGGAGGAGACGGGCTACAATGCAGATATTTTCTTGGCTCGAAGAACAGACTGCGACAAAGACAATGGTGTTAGAAAGTCTGATACATCGTCATCTACCAGCGACAGCAGTAGTAGCTGTAGCAGCGGAAGCAACAACAGAGGCGATGATTGCGCAGATTACGCCACCGTCGAGCATTGCCAAGAAGGTCAAGAACCGGACATTATGCTGCTGCCGAGGTGCAATGAAGAGGAGCAAGGTTCTGACAACAGGAGATTGCAGCACTACCAGGCAAACGAGGTACAGGGGGTGATGAAACAAGAAGAGCAAAATGACCGTGTCCATGCTCGGGAGCTGGAGGCATACCTGAGTGTCATGAAGGCCTTCCACGCCACAGGATCGCTGACCTGGGCCAAGACGGGGCTGCTGTCCGACCTCCGCCTGCAGCTCCATGTCTCCAGCGACGAGCACCTGCAGATCATATGGAGCTTGAACGGGAAGAAGAAACCTGCAGACGGACCACGCAATGGCAGTTCAGTTTGTCAATAG